The Streptococcus toyakuensis genome has a window encoding:
- a CDS encoding TatD family hydrolase translates to MIFDTHTHLNVEEFAGREAEEITLAAEMGVTQMNIVGFDKPTIERALELVDEYDQLYATIGWHPTEAGTYTEEIEAYLLDKLKHPKVVALGEIGLDYHWMTAPKEVQEQVFRRQIQLSKDLDLPFVVHTRDALEDTYEIIKSEGVGPRGGIMHSFSGTLEWAEKFVELGMTISFSGVVTFKKATDIQEAAKELPLDKILVETDAPYLAPVPKRGRENKTAYTRYVVDFIADLRGMTAEELAAVTTANAERIFGLDSK, encoded by the coding sequence ATGATTTTTGATACACATACACACTTGAATGTAGAAGAATTTGCAGGTCGTGAGGCAGAAGAAATTACCTTGGCTGCTGAGATGGGTGTGACACAGATGAATATTGTTGGTTTTGATAAACCGACGATTGAGCGTGCTTTGGAGTTGGTGGATGAGTACGACCAACTCTACGCGACTATTGGTTGGCATCCGACAGAAGCGGGGACTTACACGGAGGAGATTGAAGCCTACTTGCTTGATAAGCTCAAGCATCCAAAGGTAGTTGCCTTGGGTGAGATTGGTTTGGATTACCATTGGATGACAGCGCCAAAAGAGGTGCAGGAGCAGGTTTTTCGCCGTCAGATTCAGTTATCTAAGGACTTGGATTTGCCTTTTGTAGTTCATACCCGTGATGCGTTGGAAGATACCTATGAGATTATCAAGAGCGAGGGCGTTGGTCCTCGAGGTGGTATCATGCATTCATTTTCAGGGACGCTTGAGTGGGCAGAGAAGTTTGTCGAGCTTGGTATGACCATTTCCTTCTCAGGAGTGGTGACTTTCAAGAAGGCAACTGACATCCAAGAAGCAGCTAAAGAGTTACCTTTGGACAAGATTTTGGTGGAAACGGATGCTCCCTACTTGGCTCCTGTTCCTAAACGTGGTCGTGAAAATAAAACAGCCTACACTCGCTATGTAGTGGACTTTATCGCTGACTTGCGTGGCATGACGGCAGAAGAGCTAGCGGCGGTAACAACTGCAAATGCGGAGCGAATTTTTGGATTGGATAGCAAATAA
- the rnmV gene encoding ribonuclease M5, producing the protein MKEKISQVIVVEGRDDTANLKRYFDVETYETRGSAINDQDIERIQRLHQRHGVIVFTDPDFNGERIRRMIMTAIPTVQHAFLKRDEAVPKSKTKGRSLGIEHASYEDLKTALAQVTEQFEHESQFDISRSDLIRLGFLAGSDSRKRREYLGEALRIGYSNGKQLLKRLELFGVTLAEVEEAMKSYE; encoded by the coding sequence ATGAAAGAAAAAATTTCTCAAGTTATCGTGGTCGAAGGGCGCGATGATACGGCCAATCTCAAACGTTACTTCGATGTAGAGACCTATGAGACCCGAGGTTCTGCCATCAATGATCAGGATATAGAGCGGATTCAGCGCTTGCACCAACGTCATGGAGTCATTGTCTTTACAGACCCAGATTTTAATGGGGAGCGGATTCGGCGCATGATCATGACGGCCATTCCAACGGTTCAGCATGCCTTCCTCAAACGAGATGAAGCTGTTCCCAAGTCCAAAACCAAGGGGCGTTCTCTGGGAATTGAGCATGCCAGCTATGAAGATTTGAAAACGGCTCTAGCTCAGGTGACAGAACAATTTGAACATGAGAGTCAGTTTGACATCAGTCGTAGCGACTTGATTCGCCTTGGTTTTCTAGCAGGGTCAGACAGCCGTAAGCGCAGAGAATATCTAGGAGAGGCTCTCCGAATCGGCTATTCCAACGGCAAGCAACTCCTCAAACGCCTAGAGTTGTTTGGGGTCACCTTGGCGGAAGTGGAAGAAGCTATGAAATCTTATGAGTAG